One part of the Solea solea chromosome 16, fSolSol10.1, whole genome shotgun sequence genome encodes these proteins:
- the LOC131475260 gene encoding adhesion G protein-coupled receptor E1-like produces MNSCVFTLIWGSLLILSRCGFARGSCDTYTNVTDTWRNKYFTSSSFTGYPNNDAPLIGSWCRFTGIGGDTVITSCLNGPIGGTLYPIYLSFNHPTTPNVTTTGTASSSGLSCGVYTIGISVILCPGGFYIYKLDSHSLGSMAFVTYHSECNTDSCGPLGNCSDGGCRCVSGYEIPSDHRPTTESYGCVDIDECVQTAGICGSYSTCTNTIGTYSCACVIGFQATDLELSPGNTNPCIDIDECLTNICGDDGVCTNNIGSFFCTCNPGYEVVANATPICQDIDECLDLKICGPKSVCANIPGAYTCSCKLGYASTIREEEPSKTNICIDIDECLEEAGICGPNANCSNSIGSYYCTCHSGYRLTNAAEIASVQNPCIDIDECKETPDICGDLTVCTNSPGSFFCSCSDGFYPSTGILWIMNISYCKDLQLVLNEMNITEGQTKEKKFLDEMGDQLTENKNIMLPPATVANGFSASMEVSGVGPRARSNTVSSEGNAKIGSLILGLSARLVTAMVVPGQEPNETVVRSPTVDLMLQTLGPGESNKDSSLLSANGNTMQINLEGLAKNNNDSASAAFFTLNGMESLLSHQYFTTENRTEMYSDVINAFLPLSNNTNLTQPVNFTIYHKKRAISEPGLVTCVYWEGNSDEESTLHWSVDGCSVAFTNENYTVCSCSHLSTFALILQIWEPPPSDPFLDWLGRVCVIIGLFFFGLAILTFLLCSWNPKINNTARLHLCLNLAMSHLLLLWNDRYVDQELACIVMAGVLHFLIVASFVWMLLEAFQLYLLVRRLTKVQVIQRDGLPKPLLYLIGYGVPFVIVGVSALVYSDGYGATGADVCWLSNKRNFNWALTGPVIAVLGLNCILFLATLWSLRPTLANMKSDVSQSKDTRLIVFKILAQFVILGCTWILGLYQTNLFFQVLFIVLNSQQGTFLFIVHCVLNKEVREEYIKLLTCSFNKPKPEGDSVKDVPSISEDMDKAEE; encoded by the exons ATGAACTCCTGTGTCTTTACACTTATCTGGG gttccctcctcatcctcagtcGTTGTGGTTTTGCCCGTG GTTCTTGTGACACATACACAAACGTAACCGACACATGGCGCAacaaatatttcacatcatcTTCCTTCACTGGTTACCCAAACAATGATGCTCCGCTTATTGGGAGTTGGTGCCGCTTCACTGGGATTGGTGGAGACACTGTCATTACATCCTGCCTTAATGGCCCTATCGGTGGCACCTTATACCCAATTTATCTTTCCTTCAACCATCCAACAACACCAAATGTAACAACAACTGGGACTGCATCAAGTAGTGGCTTAAGCTGCGGTGTGTACACTATTGGAATAAGTGTGATCCTCTGTCCTGGAGGATTCTACATATACAAACTGGACAGTCACTCGCTGGGCAGTATGGCTTTTGTAACCT ATCATTCCGAGTGTAACACAGACTCCTGTGGCCCACTTGGGAACTGTTCTGATGGGGGCTGTCGTTGTGTGTCTGGGTATGAAATCCCTTCAGACCACCGACCCACCACAGAGTCCTATGGCTGTGTTG ACATCGATGAATGTGTGCAGACTGCAGGCATTTGTGGTTCATACTCCACTTGTACCAACACAATTGGAACATACAGCTGTGCCTGTGTGATTGGATTCCAAGCTACAGATCTGGAATTATCACCTGGAAACACCAACCCTTGCATAG ATATTGATGAATGTCTTACAAATATCTGTGGAGATGATGGGGTGTGTACCAACAACATAGGAAGCTTTTTCTGCACATGCAATCCTGGCTACGAAGTTGTAGCTAATGCAACACCTATTTGCCAAg ATATTGACGAATGTCTCGACCTCAAAATCTGTGGCCCCAAATCTGTTTGCGCGAACATACCTGGCGCTTATACCTGTTCCTGTAAATTGGGTTATGCATCAACAATACGAGAAGAGGAGCCCAGCAAGACCAACATCTGCATTG ATATTGATGAGTGTTTAGAAGAGGCCGGGATCTGTGGTCCTAATGCCAACTGCTCAAACTCAATTGGATCCTATTACTGTACCTGCCACTCTGGTTATCGGCTGACCAACGCAGCCGAAATAGCCAGCGTACAAAACCCATGCATAG ACATAGACGAGTGCAAAGAGACCCCAGACATATGTGGTGACCTAACAGTGTGTACTAATTCACCAGGGTCATTCTTTTGTTCTTGCTCCGATGGATTCTACCCATCCACAGGAATCTTGTGGAtaatgaatatttcatattgTAAAG ATTTACAGTTAGTTCTAAATGAGATGAATATCACGGAG GGACAGACCAAAGAGAAAAAATTCCTTGATGAAATGGGAGACCAACTgacagagaataaaaacataatgttaCCACCAGCA ACTGTGGCAAACGGCTTCTCAGCATCAATG GAAGTGTCAGGTGTCGGACCACGTGCCCGCTCAAATACAGTGAGTAGTGAAGGTAACGCTAAGATCGGCAGTTTGATTCTGGGCCTCTCGGCTCGCTTAGTGACAGCGATGGTGGTACCGGGTCAGGAACCAAACGAGACGGTCGTGAGGAGTCCGACAGTGG ATTTAATGCTGCAAACTCTTGGACCTGGAGAGAGCAATAAAGACAGCTCCCTCCTCTCAGCAAATGGGAACACCATGCAGATCAACCTGGAAGGTCTGGccaaaaacaacaatg attctgcttctgctgcctTCTTTACATTGAACGGGATGGAGAGTCTGCTCAGTCATCAATACTTTACAACAGAAAACAGGACAGAGATGTACTCGGACGTCATCAACGCTTTTCTGCCCTTGTCGAACAACACCAACCTCACACAGCCGGTCAATTTCACCATCTATCACAAGAAG CGAGCAATAAGTGAACCTGGCTTGGTGACCTGTGTTTACTGGGAGGGAAATTCAGATGAAGAAAGTACACTGCACTGGTCAGTCGATGGCTGTTCAGTTGCATTTACTAACGAGAACTACACTGTGTGCAGCTGCTCCCATCTTTCCACATTTGCCCTCATCCTGCAGATTTGGGAG CCTCCACCAAGTGATCCTTTCTTAGACTGGCTGggtcgtgtgtgtgttattattggACTGTTTTTCTTTGGACTGGCCATCCTCACGTTCCTGTTGTGTAGCTGGAACCCCAAGATCAACAACACGGCCCGTCTCCACCTCTGTCTCAACCTTGCCATGTCTCATCTACTGCTGCTATGGAATGACAGATATGTTGATCAGGAG CTGGCCTGCATCGTCATGGCTGGGgttcttcactttttaataGTGGCAAGTTTTGTGTGGATGCTGCTGGAAGCGTTCCAGCTCTACCTGCTGGTTCGACGACTCACCAAGGTGCAGGTCATCCAGAGAGATGGCCTCCCCAAACCACTCCTCTACCTGATTGGCTATGGTGTGCCATTTGTGATCGTGGGTGTTTCAGCACTGGTGTATTCTGATGGATATGGTGCCACTGGAGCAGATGT GTGCTGGCTGTCAAACAAGCGCAACTTTAATTGGGCTTTGACAGGACCAGTGATTGCCGTCCTTGGA CTTAACTGCATCTTGTTCTTGGCTACTTTATGGAGTCTGAGACCCACTTTGGCCAACATGAAGAGTGATGTCTCTCAGTCCAAAGACACAAG